From the Pseudomonadota bacterium genome, one window contains:
- a CDS encoding folylpolyglutamate synthase/dihydrofolate synthase family protein → MSKPTSDVLLDRLLELHPKLIDLSLDRLYRVLEALGNPHLDLPPVVHVAGTNGKGSLIAYMRRALIAAGYRVHVYTSPHLMRFHERIELNGKAIDEPDLADLLDECERANGGQPITFFEITTAAAFLAFSREPADILLMETGLGGRLDATNVIDQPLLTAITPIALDHQHFLGETIDAIAGEKAGIIKPGVPLVIGPQSAAALAVIEGRAHDLGSPTTVRDRDFFVQTEGDQLVYRDATDTWSLPLPGLPGTHQVDNAATAIACLRQLRGFSVRQEDVAVGLREVVWPARLQQLAGGNLAKLAGPGVDLWLDGGHNPSAGQALADVCQQWGDRPLDLVVGMMITKDPAGFARPLAPFVRRAVCLSIPGEKNTLPGEEAADILNYVGIDARVGTGIEAAISELAKDGPSRILLCGSLYLAGRVLTANEPEVVPALSS, encoded by the coding sequence GTGTCCAAGCCGACCAGTGACGTCCTGCTCGATCGACTGCTTGAGCTTCATCCCAAGCTGATCGATCTTTCGCTGGACCGCCTCTATCGGGTGCTCGAAGCGCTGGGTAATCCGCATCTCGATCTGCCGCCGGTGGTCCACGTTGCCGGCACCAACGGCAAGGGTTCGCTGATCGCCTATATGAGACGCGCGCTGATCGCCGCGGGCTACCGCGTCCATGTCTACACATCCCCGCATCTCATGCGCTTCCATGAACGCATTGAGCTGAACGGTAAGGCCATCGACGAGCCGGACCTGGCCGATCTGTTGGACGAGTGTGAGCGGGCCAATGGCGGTCAGCCGATTACGTTCTTCGAGATCACGACCGCCGCCGCTTTCCTCGCGTTCTCGCGCGAGCCCGCCGATATTCTCTTGATGGAGACCGGATTGGGCGGCCGCCTGGACGCGACGAACGTTATCGACCAGCCGCTGCTGACCGCGATCACACCGATCGCGTTGGATCATCAGCACTTCCTGGGCGAAACCATCGATGCGATCGCGGGCGAAAAGGCTGGCATCATCAAGCCCGGCGTGCCCCTGGTCATCGGCCCCCAATCGGCGGCTGCGCTGGCGGTGATCGAGGGTAGGGCACACGATCTCGGTTCGCCGACCACCGTGCGCGACCGCGATTTCTTCGTGCAGACAGAGGGGGATCAGCTCGTTTACCGCGATGCCACGGACACCTGGTCACTTCCGTTGCCCGGGTTGCCCGGGACGCACCAGGTCGACAACGCGGCTACCGCCATCGCTTGCCTGCGGCAATTGAGAGGTTTCAGCGTTCGCCAGGAAGATGTGGCGGTTGGTCTGCGCGAGGTCGTGTGGCCCGCCCGCCTGCAACAGCTTGCCGGCGGTAATCTTGCAAAGCTGGCCGGACCCGGGGTCGACCTGTGGCTCGACGGCGGCCACAACCCGTCCGCGGGCCAGGCATTGGCGGATGTCTGCCAGCAGTGGGGCGACCGTCCCCTGGATCTTGTCGTCGGCATGATGATTACCAAGGACCCCGCCGGCTTCGCGCGGCCCCTGGCGCCGTTCGTGCGGCGCGCAGTCTGCCTGTCCATACCCGGCGAGAAGAACACGCTGCCCGGCGAGGAGGCGGCCGATATCTTGAACTATGTCGGGATCGATGCCCGTGTCGGCACCGGTATCGAGGCCGCGATCAGCGAACTGGCGAAAGACGGACCCTCGCGCATCCTGCTGTGCGGCTCGCTCTATCTCGCCGGCAGAGTCCTGACGGCCAACGAGCCCGAGGTGGTCCCGGCGCTATCGTCCTGA
- the accD gene encoding acetyl-CoA carboxylase, carboxyltransferase subunit beta, whose translation MSWLSNLSLPKIRDLVRKTDTPENLWDKCPQCEQMVFHRDLEAAMHVCPHCGFHMRIDPKARLTNLYDNGEYTRIELPEVEADPLRFRDRKRYSERLRDEQSKTGEKDAIIVAHGEIDGINAVSAVFNFDFMGGSMGAAVGEAVVSGARLAILQESPYIIFTASGGARMQEGIVSLMQMARTTAAISELKEARLPYIAVLTNPTTGGVTASFAMIGDIAISEPGAIIGFAGQRVIEETIRETLPEGFQRAEYLLDHGMLDMVVPRAEMRDRLATVLRLLMAGRGDPSPALPSPANDPEIGSGERVQADQ comes from the coding sequence ATGAGTTGGCTTTCCAACCTGTCGCTGCCGAAGATTCGCGATCTCGTTCGCAAGACGGACACGCCAGAGAACTTGTGGGACAAGTGCCCGCAGTGCGAGCAGATGGTGTTTCACCGCGATCTCGAGGCGGCGATGCATGTCTGTCCCCATTGCGGATTCCACATGCGGATCGATCCCAAGGCGCGCCTCACCAATCTATACGATAACGGTGAATACACGCGGATCGAGTTGCCCGAGGTCGAGGCCGACCCCTTGCGCTTTCGCGACCGCAAGCGCTACTCCGAGCGACTGCGCGATGAGCAATCGAAGACCGGCGAGAAGGATGCGATCATTGTCGCCCACGGCGAGATCGACGGCATAAATGCGGTCAGCGCCGTCTTCAACTTCGACTTCATGGGCGGTTCCATGGGCGCCGCCGTCGGTGAGGCGGTGGTCTCCGGCGCGCGCCTGGCGATACTGCAGGAAAGCCCTTACATCATCTTTACCGCGTCCGGCGGCGCGCGCATGCAGGAAGGCATCGTGTCGTTGATGCAGATGGCGCGGACCACCGCCGCAATCTCCGAATTGAAGGAAGCGCGACTGCCTTACATCGCAGTCCTCACCAACCCAACGACCGGCGGCGTTACCGCTTCCTTCGCCATGATCGGCGACATCGCGATCTCCGAGCCCGGCGCCATTATCGGCTTTGCCGGTCAGCGCGTGATTGAAGAGACTATCCGCGAGACCCTGCCGGAAGGCTTCCAGCGCGCCGAGTACCTGTTGGACCACGGCATGTTGGACATGGTGGTGCCGCGCGCGGAAATGCGCGATCGCCTGGCCACCGTTCTGCGGCTCCTGATGGCCGGCCGCGGCGATCCGTCCCCGGCGCTGCCCAGTCCCGCCAACGATCCCGAAATCGGGTCCGGCGAGCGTGTCCAAGCCGACCAGTGA